The Methanofervidicoccus abyssi genome includes a region encoding these proteins:
- the purC gene encoding phosphoribosylaminoimidazolesuccinocarboxamide synthase: MDIDVKEILKREPLYSGKVKSIYEIDEDSVLIEFRDDITAGDGKKRDVKKGKGHLNALISSKLFEVLNKEDIPTHYLGYIDPVYMVAKKVEIIPIEVIVRNIAAGSLCKRYPFKEGEELKRPIVQFDYKSDEYGDPMLNEDIAIALGLATEEELKKLRELALRVNDTLKRFFDEKGIILVDFKIEIGRTKDGHLVVADEISPDTMRLWDKETKDVLDKDVFRKDLGDVVSKYEIVAKRIGCI; the protein is encoded by the coding sequence ATGGATATAGACGTCAAAGAGATACTTAAAAGGGAGCCACTTTACAGTGGTAAGGTAAAATCTATATATGAAATCGATGAGGATAGTGTACTTATTGAGTTTAGAGACGATATAACTGCAGGAGATGGAAAGAAGAGAGATGTAAAGAAGGGAAAAGGACACCTTAACGCTCTCATATCCTCCAAGCTGTTTGAGGTGCTGAATAAAGAGGACATACCTACCCACTACTTGGGATATATAGATCCTGTATATATGGTTGCCAAGAAGGTGGAGATCATACCTATAGAGGTAATTGTAAGAAATATTGCGGCGGGAAGTCTATGTAAGAGGTACCCCTTCAAAGAAGGAGAGGAGTTAAAGAGGCCTATTGTACAGTTTGACTACAAGAGTGATGAATATGGAGACCCTATGTTAAACGAGGATATTGCTATTGCCTTAGGTTTAGCTACAGAGGAGGAGCTGAAAAAGTTGAGAGAGCTGGCTCTAAGGGTAAATGATACACTTAAGAGATTCTTCGATGAAAAGGGGATAATCCTTGTAGACTTTAAGATAGAAATAGGAAGGACAAAAGATGGACACCTCGTTGTTGCCGATGAGATAAGTCCAGATACTATGAGATTGTGGGACAAGGAGACCAAGGATGTTTTAGATAAGGATGTATTCAGAAAGGATTTGGGAGATGTTGTAAGTAAATACGAGATTGTAGCAAAGAGAATAGGGTGTATATAA
- the purS gene encoding phosphoribosylformylglycinamidine synthase subunit PurS yields the protein MYRAVVTVKLKKGVLNPEGRTILRALNFLGYKEVKDVNTFKCIELFIEDEDRDKVMKRVEEMCKKLLTNPVIHDYEIELEKLD from the coding sequence ATGTACAGGGCGGTAGTAACTGTCAAGTTAAAAAAAGGTGTGTTGAATCCAGAAGGTAGGACTATACTAAGAGCTTTGAACTTCTTAGGATACAAGGAGGTAAAAGATGTAAATACCTTTAAGTGTATAGAACTCTTTATTGAAGATGAGGATAGGGATAAGGTGATGAAAAGGGTTGAAGAGATGTGTAAGAAATTACTCACAAACCCAGTGATTCACGATTACGAGATTGAATTGGAGAAATTAGATTAA
- the dnaG gene encoding DNA primase DnaG, which yields MDFGTTKYIIYAELVADGYVEKNDIIGAIFGQTEGLLGGDLDLRDLQKSGRIGRIDVEVINNNDGKSYAKIILPSSLDRVETAIIAATLETIDKVGPCSAKLEVKDIKDIRLEKRQYITNRAKELLEILMDSMVDIHDISEEIREYIRTREIVEYGEEKLPAGPNIDSSDSIIIVEGRADVLNLLRCGIKNVIAVGGVSIPKTIVELSKKKITTIFIDGDRGGELILRESLQRCDIDYIARAPKGKEVEELSKKEVLKYLKLKVPVEQYLQQLNRNNNNMYKDVTDVTKEEGGTNTILREVKDTLNEASDKESTDTFNKEVLTYEILNSGDHELQLRYIVSSIDEIKGTNKVKLISSNFEKVLSMEELSEDLLNNVRFFISDTPITQKVIDRFFNSVNSNLVIIGREIHITKKPSNLKILRYEDLSSSSS from the coding sequence ATGGATTTTGGCACTACTAAGTATATTATATACGCTGAACTTGTTGCTGATGGGTACGTAGAAAAAAATGATATAATAGGTGCCATATTTGGACAGACTGAAGGGTTACTAGGTGGTGATTTAGATCTGAGAGATCTCCAGAAGAGTGGGAGAATTGGACGGATAGATGTGGAAGTTATCAACAACAACGACGGAAAATCCTATGCAAAAATTATCTTACCATCTAGTTTGGACAGGGTTGAGACAGCTATTATTGCTGCGACATTGGAGACGATAGATAAGGTAGGTCCTTGTTCGGCCAAATTAGAGGTGAAAGATATAAAAGATATCCGTCTTGAGAAACGTCAATATATTACAAATAGGGCGAAGGAACTTTTAGAAATCCTTATGGATAGTATGGTAGATATTCACGACATATCTGAAGAGATCAGAGAATATATTAGAACCAGGGAGATAGTGGAATACGGTGAAGAGAAGTTGCCTGCAGGTCCTAATATAGACAGTTCAGATAGCATCATAATAGTGGAAGGGAGGGCAGATGTTTTAAATCTACTGAGATGTGGGATCAAGAACGTGATAGCAGTTGGAGGTGTTTCTATACCTAAAACTATAGTAGAATTATCTAAGAAGAAGATTACTACCATATTTATCGATGGAGATAGAGGAGGGGAACTTATACTGAGAGAATCTCTCCAGAGGTGTGATATAGATTATATCGCAAGGGCTCCTAAAGGCAAAGAAGTGGAGGAACTCTCTAAAAAAGAAGTATTGAAATATTTAAAGTTAAAAGTACCGGTAGAGCAATATTTACAACAACTGAATAGGAACAATAACAACATGTACAAGGATGTGACAGATGTCACGAAAGAAGAGGGAGGTACTAATACCATCTTGAGGGAGGTAAAAGATACCTTAAATGAAGCTTCTGATAAAGAAAGTACTGATACTTTTAACAAAGAAGTATTAACTTATGAGATACTGAACAGTGGAGATCATGAATTACAGTTAAGGTATATCGTATCTTCCATTGACGAAATCAAAGGTACCAACAAGGTAAAGTTGATATCTTCAAATTTCGAGAAGGTGTTATCCATGGAAGAGTTGTCAGAGGATCTACTCAATAATGTTCGTTTCTTTATTTCAGATACTCCAATAACTCAGAAAGTTATAGATAGATTTTTCAACAGTGTCAATTCTAACTTAGTTATAATTGGAAGGGAGATACATATAACTAAAAAACCATCTAATTTAAAGATCTTGAGATACGAGGATCTATCTTCTTCCTCTTCCTGA
- a CDS encoding UPF0058 family protein: MHKDELIQLHQLLVYMRKILKRKYGDLIDRYFTSYDNLKIYPHHIHRTKSEHTYAIFLLASGIAKVLSDYGNVPRSVSSRLKSTGERIEKELIRQRRIENKIKKI; encoded by the coding sequence ATGCATAAAGACGAACTTATCCAACTACACCAACTTTTAGTGTATATGAGAAAGATATTGAAGAGAAAATACGGTGATTTAATTGATAGATATTTTACATCCTACGACAACCTCAAAATATATCCCCATCACATACATAGGACGAAGTCTGAACATACTTATGCCATATTTCTATTGGCAAGTGGTATAGCCAAGGTGTTATCAGACTATGGTAACGTCCCAAGGAGTGTATCTAGCAGGCTAAAGAGCACAGGAGAGAGAATAGAAAAAGAACTTATTAGGCAGAGAAGGATAGAAAATAAAATTAAAAAAATATAA
- a CDS encoding UPF0179 family protein, whose protein sequence is MEKKITLIGSKLAKTGNEFIYCGMLKECENCKFKKICHEGMVVGRRYRIRSVRSTDHPCKIHECGVKVVEIEVSREIPMLIESRKALEGLTLSDSIKCNNITCENYLLCNPEGLPEKFKIVKVFKNKITCPRGYSLRKVIVSPVD, encoded by the coding sequence ATGGAGAAAAAGATTACATTAATCGGAAGTAAATTGGCAAAGACTGGAAATGAATTCATCTATTGTGGAATGTTAAAGGAGTGTGAGAATTGTAAGTTTAAAAAAATCTGTCATGAGGGCATGGTTGTGGGGAGGAGGTATAGGATCCGTAGTGTCAGATCTACAGACCATCCATGTAAGATTCACGAATGTGGGGTTAAGGTTGTAGAGATCGAAGTATCCCGGGAAATACCTATGTTGATAGAATCGAGGAAAGCATTAGAAGGTTTAACTCTATCTGACAGTATAAAATGCAACAACATAACCTGTGAAAACTACCTTTTATGTAATCCAGAAGGACTACCCGAGAAGTTCAAAATAGTAAAGGTATTTAAAAATAAGATAACCTGTCCCAGAGGATACTCCCTGAGGAAAGTAATCGTATCTCCAGTAGATTGA
- a CDS encoding methanogenesis marker 15 protein, producing MAVRIAEITCGPEYSGVQVEIEKAAKEVGGEIVFPEVDLDYIDKVNEELGFEVASPNLKLMFARAMSIIEGNTDVDAVFIATCFRCAEGALVRNEVRRLIQEHTDLPVVMYSFTERTKASELLTRMEALVTIVERKTLLVRKRQEGISLGIDSGSTTTKAVVMVDNEVVGKGWIYTKDVIESAKEAVNEALKEAGLKMEDIETIGTTGYGRHTVGDYFKADLIQEELTVNSKGAAFLADKQEGEATVIDIGGMDNKAISLNNAIPDSFTMGGICAGASGRFFEITARRLGVSIQELGDLAAEGDWRKVRMNSYCIVFGIQDLVTALAEGTDPKDVAAAAAHSVAEQIYEQQLQEVDVRDPVILVGGSSLLKGMVLALEEILGRKIIVPPYSQHIGAVGAALLSSGYKYFKEQG from the coding sequence GTGGCGGTAAGGATAGCAGAAATAACTTGTGGTCCTGAGTACAGTGGAGTTCAGGTTGAAATTGAAAAGGCTGCAAAGGAGGTTGGAGGGGAGATAGTATTTCCCGAAGTAGATCTAGATTACATAGATAAAGTTAATGAAGAGTTAGGTTTTGAAGTAGCTTCTCCAAATTTAAAACTTATGTTTGCCAGAGCTATGTCTATAATAGAAGGAAACACAGATGTAGATGCTGTATTTATAGCTACATGCTTCAGATGTGCAGAAGGTGCCCTGGTGAGAAACGAGGTTAGAAGGCTTATCCAGGAGCACACAGACCTACCTGTTGTTATGTACTCTTTTACAGAGAGAACAAAGGCATCGGAGTTGTTGACAAGGATGGAGGCTTTAGTAACTATTGTAGAGAGGAAGACACTGTTAGTTAGAAAGAGACAGGAAGGTATAAGCCTAGGTATAGACAGTGGATCTACAACTACAAAGGCTGTTGTGATGGTAGATAACGAGGTTGTTGGGAAGGGATGGATTTATACAAAGGATGTTATAGAGTCTGCAAAGGAGGCTGTGAATGAGGCTCTGAAAGAGGCTGGGCTAAAGATGGAAGACATTGAAACCATCGGAACTACAGGATATGGAAGACATACAGTAGGAGACTACTTCAAGGCAGATCTTATACAGGAAGAATTAACAGTAAATTCCAAAGGTGCTGCCTTCTTAGCAGATAAACAGGAAGGGGAAGCAACAGTTATCGATATTGGAGGTATGGATAACAAGGCTATCTCCCTTAATAATGCCATACCAGACAGTTTCACCATGGGAGGTATCTGTGCAGGTGCCAGTGGAAGGTTCTTCGAGATAACTGCAAGGAGGTTAGGTGTGTCTATCCAGGAGTTAGGTGATCTCGCTGCAGAGGGAGACTGGAGAAAGGTAAGAATGAACAGTTACTGTATAGTATTTGGTATCCAGGATCTCGTTACAGCCTTAGCAGAAGGTACTGATCCAAAAGATGTGGCAGCTGCAGCAGCTCATTCAGTTGCAGAGCAGATATACGAGCAACAACTACAGGAGGTAGATGTAAGAGATCCTGTTATACTTGTAGGAGGTAGTAGTCTCTTAAAGGGTATGGTATTGGCATTAGAGGAAATACTTGGTAGGAAGATAATAGTGCCACCTTACTCCCAACATATAGGTGCAGTAGGTGCGGCACTTCTATCTTCTGGATATAAGTACTTCAAAGAGCAAGGATAA
- a CDS encoding DEAD/DEAH box helicase codes for MYVNHPLIKPNTVESRTYQELIVAKALEKNTLCVLGTGLGKTVIATLTIAGVLYKRDGKVLIIAPSRPLVEQHYNSLKSFLNISEKKIVVLTGKISPEKREKLWKTGKIFIATPQVVENDIVAGRVPIDEFVLLIVDEAHHTTGNHSYTFVASAFKGKVRVLGLTASPGSDIDKILEVCENLGIEHVEIKTPEDPDVKKYVKTVKIKTVKVKLPKEYLECIELIREALKERLKILRDCKIIPSTEVNRSELLSLQKRVMEIEDNSKYELIRVVSEAIKLDYAVEILECQGRDVFLNYFERLGSQNTRSAKEIVRDSRVMKAVYKLRTLDIDHPKLDKLLEIIKNILSKNEKEKIIVFVQYRDTVEKIMNLLKENNIGALPFMGQSNRGGRGMSQKEQIRTLERFKRDESINVLVSTSVSEEGIDITSVNYVIFYEPVPSEIRFIQRKGRASRGEGGECIILITENTRDEVYYWSAIQKERNMKRILREMVKTLNKKLKEKKIEEYKGPLDIYIEASSKLEEDKKEDIKKKPKIVIDHREKNIGKLLFERAELEFKNLDFGDYILSDRVIVERKTSEDFENSIIDKRLFKQLKELKNYEKPILIIEGDRFERLEESAIKGAILSIVLDYHIPIIFTKNIEETADVLLKLAEREQLKNKRPVEIRTGKKPMSLRERQRFIVESFPDVGPVTAENLLLNFGTIQNIVNASEEELMKVEGVGKTTAKKIREVLTEKYTKS; via the coding sequence ATGTACGTAAATCACCCTCTTATAAAACCTAACACGGTAGAATCTAGGACATATCAAGAACTGATCGTGGCAAAGGCTCTGGAGAAGAATACCTTATGTGTGTTAGGTACAGGTCTAGGAAAAACAGTTATTGCCACATTAACAATTGCAGGGGTGTTATATAAGAGAGATGGGAAGGTTCTAATTATAGCCCCTTCTCGTCCCCTGGTGGAGCAACACTACAACAGTCTAAAGAGTTTTTTGAACATCTCTGAGAAGAAAATAGTAGTCTTAACTGGAAAGATATCTCCTGAAAAGAGGGAGAAACTCTGGAAAACAGGGAAAATATTCATCGCAACTCCTCAGGTCGTTGAAAACGACATCGTAGCAGGAAGAGTGCCAATTGACGAATTTGTCCTCCTTATAGTAGATGAAGCACACCATACAACCGGTAATCACTCCTATACATTTGTAGCTTCTGCATTTAAAGGTAAGGTGAGAGTCCTTGGATTAACTGCATCTCCAGGATCTGATATAGATAAGATACTTGAGGTATGTGAGAATCTTGGGATCGAACATGTGGAGATAAAAACTCCAGAAGATCCTGATGTGAAAAAGTATGTTAAAACTGTGAAAATAAAGACCGTAAAGGTAAAACTGCCTAAGGAGTATTTGGAGTGTATAGAGTTAATTAGAGAAGCTCTAAAGGAGAGGTTGAAGATACTTAGAGACTGTAAGATAATACCTTCTACAGAAGTAAATAGATCTGAACTTCTATCACTGCAAAAAAGGGTTATGGAGATTGAGGATAACTCTAAGTACGAGTTGATAAGAGTAGTATCTGAAGCTATAAAGTTAGACTATGCAGTAGAGATATTGGAGTGTCAGGGAAGGGACGTATTCCTAAATTACTTCGAAAGACTAGGTAGTCAAAATACCAGATCTGCCAAGGAAATCGTGAGAGACAGTAGGGTGATGAAGGCTGTATATAAGTTGAGAACCTTGGATATAGATCATCCAAAGTTGGATAAACTTCTGGAGATAATAAAGAACATCCTAAGTAAAAATGAGAAGGAGAAAATTATAGTATTTGTCCAGTACAGGGACACTGTAGAGAAGATTATGAATCTCCTTAAGGAGAACAATATCGGAGCGCTGCCCTTCATGGGTCAGTCTAACAGGGGAGGCAGAGGAATGTCCCAGAAAGAACAGATAAGAACCTTGGAGAGATTTAAGAGAGATGAGAGTATAAACGTCTTGGTATCTACAAGTGTATCTGAGGAAGGTATAGATATAACAAGTGTTAACTATGTGATATTCTACGAGCCGGTGCCTTCTGAGATAAGATTTATCCAGAGGAAAGGGAGGGCTTCCAGGGGTGAGGGGGGAGAGTGTATTATTCTTATAACTGAGAATACAAGGGATGAGGTGTATTACTGGTCTGCAATACAGAAGGAGAGAAATATGAAAAGGATATTAAGGGAGATGGTGAAGACGTTGAATAAAAAGTTGAAGGAGAAAAAGATAGAGGAGTACAAAGGTCCCCTTGATATATATATAGAGGCTTCTTCTAAGTTAGAGGAGGATAAAAAGGAAGATATAAAGAAAAAACCTAAAATAGTAATAGATCACAGGGAGAAAAATATAGGAAAACTTCTATTTGAGAGGGCAGAGTTAGAGTTTAAAAATTTAGATTTTGGGGACTATATACTCAGTGATAGGGTAATTGTAGAGAGGAAGACATCTGAAGATTTCGAAAACTCCATAATAGATAAGAGGCTCTTTAAGCAGTTGAAGGAGTTGAAAAATTACGAGAAACCTATTTTAATCATTGAAGGAGATAGGTTCGAGAGACTTGAAGAGAGTGCAATAAAGGGTGCTATACTGTCTATAGTTTTAGATTATCATATCCCTATTATATTCACTAAGAATATCGAGGAGACTGCAGACGTCCTGTTAAAGTTAGCAGAGAGAGAACAACTTAAAAATAAGAGACCTGTGGAGATTAGAACTGGAAAGAAACCTATGTCTCTAAGGGAGAGACAGAGATTCATAGTTGAGAGTTTTCCAGATGTTGGACCTGTAACTGCAGAGAACCTACTTCTAAATTTTGGTACCATACAGAATATAGTTAATGCATCTGAAGAGGAACTTATGAAGGTGGAAGGTGTAGGCAAAACAACTGCAAAGAAGATAAGAGAAGTACTCACTGAGAAATATACTAAGTCTTAA
- the hmgA gene encoding hydroxymethylglutaryl-CoA reductase (NADPH), with translation MDDKNMVEIIEKLKKGEIKPYQLEEMMDPRDAVEVRRKYIEEVTGVKLKHVGRYSIDEKEAIKKNIENMIGAIQIPLGFAGPLKINGKYAKGEFYIPLSTTEGALVASVNRGCSVINRCGGCTVRVIDNKMTRAPVFKTSSVVEAIKLKNWILENFHRIKEVAESTTKHGKLISIHPIMIVGRYVYPRFTYTTGDAMGMNMVTIATEKACEFIEEEVTKEENCGINVHTVALSGNFCTDKKPSGVNMVEGRGKTIVAEVFLKEDVVRRYLKTTSKAIEQVNLYKNLIGSAASNSMGFNAHYANIIGAIFLATGQDEAHIVEGSIGITVAEAEENGLYFSVTLPDVPLGTVGGGTRVETQKECLEMLGCSGSGKALKFAEIVGGAVLAGELSLLGALASGHLARAHMQLGR, from the coding sequence ATGGTTGAAATTATCGAGAAGTTAAAGAAGGGGGAGATTAAACCCTATCAACTTGAAGAGATGATGGATCCAAGGGACGCTGTGGAAGTCAGAAGGAAGTATATAGAAGAAGTAACTGGAGTGAAGTTAAAACATGTTGGAAGATACTCCATAGATGAGAAGGAGGCTATAAAGAAAAACATCGAAAATATGATAGGTGCTATCCAGATACCTTTAGGTTTTGCAGGGCCTTTGAAGATAAATGGAAAGTATGCCAAAGGGGAGTTTTACATACCTCTATCTACAACAGAAGGTGCTCTTGTAGCTTCAGTTAACAGGGGTTGTAGTGTTATAAACAGATGTGGAGGGTGTACAGTTAGGGTGATAGATAACAAGATGACAAGAGCTCCAGTATTCAAAACTTCTTCTGTGGTTGAGGCTATAAAGTTGAAGAACTGGATACTGGAGAACTTCCATAGGATAAAGGAGGTTGCAGAGAGTACAACGAAACATGGTAAGTTGATATCTATCCATCCCATCATGATAGTTGGAAGGTATGTCTATCCAAGGTTTACCTACACTACTGGAGATGCCATGGGTATGAATATGGTAACGATTGCTACAGAGAAGGCCTGTGAATTTATAGAAGAGGAAGTTACCAAGGAAGAGAATTGTGGTATCAATGTACATACAGTTGCACTAAGTGGTAATTTTTGTACAGACAAGAAACCTAGTGGAGTAAATATGGTGGAGGGAAGGGGTAAAACTATTGTTGCAGAGGTGTTTTTAAAGGAGGATGTGGTGAGGAGGTATCTAAAAACCACATCAAAGGCCATAGAGCAGGTTAATTTATATAAAAACCTTATAGGTTCAGCAGCCTCTAACTCTATGGGATTCAACGCCCACTACGCCAATATAATAGGAGCTATATTCCTGGCAACTGGACAGGATGAAGCTCACATTGTGGAAGGTAGTATAGGTATAACTGTTGCAGAAGCTGAGGAGAATGGATTGTACTTCTCAGTAACACTACCAGATGTGCCTTTAGGAACTGTAGGAGGAGGTACAAGAGTGGAGACACAGAAAGAGTGCTTAGAGATGCTGGGATGTAGTGGTAGCGGTAAGGCCCTTAAATTTGCAGAGATCGTTGGAGGGGCAGTTTTGGCTGGGGAGTTATCTCTCCTTGGAGCCCTTGCTTCTGGACACTTGGCGAGAGCCCATATGCAGTTAGGTAGGTAA